From the Fulvia fulva chromosome 2, complete sequence genome, one window contains:
- a CDS encoding 2,6-dihydroxypyridine 3-monooxygenase — protein sequence MPATNNAPLDAACLSDLQYSQPSTRITSTSHLYLDSHVKHFLRYTATIELSTHCAIMASTSTPKNVLIIGGSLAGLMHALVLLSLPNSPDKITILERSPTNLLHNQGAGIVAGPEVQQFFSEYVRAGGEIAIASKLRHYLKKDGTVIPESVERREQRMTSWDLLYHLLRWRVEGLRSEYVKGLKGDERPKAEYVNGCTVTGVEDAGKDGVEITWQQKDAGESSEVVDLVIAADGASSTVRKLLRPEVERKYAGYVAWRGTVPERQLSDEAKEVFVEKFTFYYGTGTQTLGYLIPGKDGTMGPGRRLFNWVWYVNYQEVSEELEELMTDTNGKRHAITLPVGLMQPQVWEKQKAHAAKALPPQYAEAVAKTEQPFIQAITDVISPENSFFDGKVLLVGDALAGFRPHTAASTGQAAFDALQLGKLYGGGMTKQEYNSAVLGFAARLQKAGVVMGERSQFGQHPLAG from the exons ATGCCAGCAACCAACAACGCACCGCTCGATGCAGCGTGCCTTTCTGATTTACAATACTCCCAGCCCTCTACACGCATCACTTC TACATCACATCTCTATCTTGACTCCCACGTCAAACACTTCTTACGGTATACTGCCACAATCGAACTATCGACACACTGTGCCATCATGGCGTCTACCAGTACTCCAAAGAACGTCTTGATCATAGGCGGCTCCCTGGCCGGTCTCATGCACGCCCTAGTACTCCTCTCCCTCCCCAATTCGCCAGACAAAATCACAATTCTCGAGCGATCTCCAACGAATCTACTCCACAACCAAGGAGCTGGCATTGTAGCTGGTCCTGAAGTACAGCAGTTCTTCTCCGAGTATGTCCGAGCCGGCGGGGAGATCGCTATTGCCAGCAAACTCAGGCATTACCTCAAGAAGGATGGGACCGTGATCCCCGAGAGTGTGGAGAGGAGAGAGCAGCGAATGACGAGTTGGGACTTACTCTATCACTTGTTACGATGGAGAGTCGAGGGGTTGAGGAGTGAGTATGTAAAGGGCTTGAAGGGAGATGAGAGGCCTAAGGCAGAGTATGTGAATGGATGTACTGTGACCGGGGTTGAGGATGCAGGAAAGGATGGTGTGGAAATTACATGGCAGCAGAAGGACGCCGGAGAGAGTAGTGAAGTGGTGGATCTGGTTATAGCTGCGGATGGGGCTTCGTCGACGGTACGAAAGTTGCTGAGACCGGAGGTGGAGAGGAAGTATGCTGGGTATGTTGCGTGGCGAGGTACTGTTCCTGAACGTCAGCTATCGGATGAGGCGAAAGAAGTGTTTGTGGAGAAGTTCACCTTCTATTATGGCACCGGCACGCAGACTTTGGGCTATCTCATACCTGGCAAAGATGGGACGATGGGGCCTGGGCGGCGGCTATTCAATTGGGTGTGGTATGTCAACTACCAAGAAGTCAGCGAGGAGCTGGAAGAACTCATGACGGACACCAATGGCAAGCGGCATGCCATCACTCTGCCGGTAGGTTTGATGCAGCCGCAAGTCTGGGAGAAGCAAAAAGCCCACGCTGCGAAGGCGCTACCTCCCCAATACGCCGAAGCAGTGGCGAAGACGGAGCAGCCGTTCATCCAAGCCATCACGGATGTGATCAGTCCTGAGAATAGCTTCTTTGATGGGAAGGTTCTGCTAGTTGGCGATGCTTTGGCAGGCTTCAGACCTCATACTGCTGCCTCTACGGGACAGGCAGCCTTCGATGCACTGCAGCTTGGTAAGCTGTACGGCGGTGGTATGACCAAGCAAGAGTACAACTCGGCAGTCTTGGGGTTTGCTGCTAGGTTGCAGAAGGCTGGTGTCGTGATGGGCGAACGTAGTCAGTTTGGCCAACATCCGCTGGCGGGTTAG
- a CDS encoding Peroxisomal membrane protein PEX16 translates to MERVKSATEQTKVVLKLPSKWVSMYGDFITKNAGAVGQVEGALRSLTYLVPGGLKMSDTSTESLNSGVQLLSLYHDNLLSRALAQQLRAPRHQSPHNRYTRFYCQKSPTYRRTATTLQIVQYTELLLEMMAKKRGEKTRWRLVMLLEAVKAVCRLIIMRLTNSRPLLSPPLPEREVVVEEKNTDDEELASTPSELSDMTAGSERWTMPRTSLTLPPLPNPDDISSYLLSKVLTADDIKPPKALVHRTSGFGEIAEVMFILRPVIYAMAMAYWSQRENGKGKADWRPWLLGLSIEYGARQIAKHDLERRRPGGARGLTQLEREELKKRGWSLAWWTMRGAFYENVTRGIINGFAGKLKNKPVLDMIGTFMEDYDFLWDQFYFPTATL, encoded by the exons ATGGAGCGCGTCAAATCTGCCACCGAGCAGACCAAGGTCGTGTTAAAGCTGCCGTCGAAATGGGTCAGCATGTATGGCGACTTCATTACCAAGAACGCTGGCGCAGTCGGTCAGGTCGAGGGCGCATTGCGATCGTTGACATATCTTGTCCCTG GCGGACTGAAGATGTCCGACACATCGACCGAATCCCTCAACTCTGGCGTGCAACTGCTCTCCTTATATCACGATAACCTCCTGTCCCGAGCGCTGGCGCAACAACTTCGAGCACCGCGACATCAAAGCCCGCACAATCGATATACAAGGTTCTACTGCCAGAAGAGCCCTACATACCGGAGGACTGCAACGACATTGCAGATCGTGCAGTATACTGAACTATTGCTTGAGATGATGGCGAAGAAGCGGGGCGAGAAGACAAGATGGAGGCTCGTAATGCTATTGGAGGCAGTGAAGGCTGTGTGCAGACTGATAATCATGCGACTGACGAATTCCCGGCCGCTTTTGTCTCCTCCCTTGCCGGAGCGCGAAGTTGTGGTGGAGGAGAAGAACACCGACGACGAGGAACTGGCCAGCACACCAAGCGAACTATCGGACATGACAGCAGGCAGCGAACGGTGGACTATGCCGAGGACATCTTTGACACTTCCGCCACTGCCAAACCCGGATGACATATCGTCTTATCTGCTCTCGAAAGTGCTAACAGCGGACGACATCAAACCTCCCAAGGCTCTCGTGCACCGGACTTCTGGATTCGGAGAAATTGCAGAAGTCATGTTCATCTTGCGCCCCGTCATATATGCCATGGCCATGGCTTATTGGTCACAACGAGAGAACGGCAAGGGCAAAGCAGACTGGCGGCCCTGGCTACTCGGCTTGAGCATCGAGTACGGCGCACGACAAATCGCGAAGCACGATCTAGAGCGAAGACGACCCGGCGGCGCAAGAGGACTTACGCAGCTCGAGCGGGAAGAGCTCAAGAAGCGCGGCTGGTCACTGGCGTGGTGGACGATGCGCGGCGCCTTCTACGAGAATGTCACTCGAGGCATAATCAACGGCTTTGCTGGGAAGCTGAAGAATAAGCCTGTCCTGGACATGATCGGCACCTTCATGGAGGACTACGACTTCCTCTGGGATCAGTTCTACTTTCCGACTGCAACATTATAA
- a CDS encoding Autophagy-related protein 8 — MRSKFKDEHPFEKRKAEAERIRQKYADRIPVICEKVEKSDIATIDKKKYLVPADLTVGQFVYVIRKRIKLSPEKAIFIFVDEVLPPTAALMSSIYEEHKDEDGFLYITYSGENTFGEAA, encoded by the exons ATGCGCTCCAAGTTCAAGGACGAGCACCCGTTCGAGAAGCGCAAGGCCGAAGCTGAGCGCATCCGCCAGAAGTACGCTGATCGCATTCCT GTTATCTGCGAGAAGGTCGAGAAGTCGGACATTGCGACCATCGACAAGAAGAAGTACCTCGTTCCAGCCGACCTCACCGTCGGCCAGTTCGTGTACGTGATCCGCAAGCGCATTAAGTTGAGCCCGGAGAAGGCCATCTTCATCTTCGTCGATGAGGTCCTTCCTCCTACTGCCGCACTTATGAGCTCGATCTATGAGGAGCACAAGGACGAGGATGGATTCCTTTACATCAC CTACTCCGGCGAGAACACCTTCGGCGAGGCCGCATAA